The Acidimicrobiia bacterium nucleotide sequence TCGCGAGCCGGTTCCGCCAGGGCTCCGACCGGGAGGGTGCAGCCACCACCCAGTTCGGCGAGGAACGCCCGCTCGGCGCGAACGAGGGTGTGGACGTCGGCGCGGTCGAGCGGCGCCAGGGCCGCCCGGGTGTCGGCGTCGTCGGCGCGACACTCCAGCGCCAGCGCACCCTGTCCGACCTGGGGAAGCAGCAGATCGGGATCGAGTCGCTCAACGGCGGCGTCTGCGCGGTCGAGGCGGTCGAGCGCCGCAGCGGCGACCACGACCGCGTCGAAGTCGGCAGCCTTGTCGAGGCGGGTCCCGATGTTCCCCCGCAGGTCACCGAAGGTGAGGTCGGGCCGCGCCGACGCGAGTTGGCTGCGCCGCCGGACGGACCCTGTTCCCACGCGGGCGCCGGCGACGAGATCGTCGAGCGTGGACCCGACGAGCGCATCGCGTGGGTCGGCCCGCTCCGGTACGGCGGCGATCACGAGACCGTCGGGGAGCTCGGACGGAAGGTCCTTCGCCGAGTGCACGGCCACGTCGGCGCGACCGTCGAGGAGAGCCTCCTCGATCTCCTTCACGAAGACGCCGACACCGCCCAGGGAGTGGATCGGGACGTCGGAACGGACGTCGCCGGTGGTCTCGATGACCATCTCCTGCGCCGCGACTCCCATGGTGCCGAGCGCGTCGACGACCGACGAGGTCTGCGTCCGGGCGAGCGCGCTCCCGCGGGTCGCCACCCGCAGCGGGGCGGACACCTCGGCCTACTCGGCGTCGGGAGAGCCGGGACGCGCGGAGCCGGGCTCCGAGGGGCCACCGGCGGCAGGATCGCCGGCCGGCACGTCGGGAAGATCGAACAGCGCGCGCAGTGCGTCGACGTAGAGGTCTCCGCTGTCACTCCCCGCCGCCTCCTTCACGCGGACCGTGGGCTCGTGGAGCAGCTTGTTGACGAGACCGCGGGTGACCCGGTCGAGCGCCTCACGCTCGCTGTCGTCGAGACCACCGAGCTTGACGACCCAGCGGTCGAGCTCTGCCGCGCGGATCGCTTCGGCCCGCTCCCGGAGAGCGGTGACGAGCGGCGCCACCTCGCGGGCCGAGCGCTCCGCCCGGTAGCGGTCGAGCTCGTCGGTGATGATCGCCCGCACCGTGCCGACCTCGCCGCGGCGCTGCTCCATCGACTCGTCGGTGAACGACTTGAGATCGTCGATGTCGAGCAGCGTGACCCCGGGGACCTCCGCCACACCGGGGTCGACGTCGCGGGGAACGGCGACGTCGACGATGAGAAGGGGACGCTCGGGGCGCCTCTCCATGAGTGTCTCGAAGTCGGAGCGCTCGAAGAGGAGGTCGGTGGCCGCCGTGGAGGCCAACAGCACGTCGACGTCGTCGAGCGCGTCGTGGGCGTCGTCGAGAGACACGGCCCGGCCGCCGACCCGTTCGGCCAGGCCGGCGGCACGCTCGGCCGAGCGGTTGGCCACGATGACGTCGCGGACCGACGAGCCCGCCAGCGCCACGGCCATGCCCTCGCCGACCTCGCCGGCGCCGAGCACGAGGATGCGGCGGCCCTGGAGCGATCCGAGGCTGCGGCTCGCCAGCTCGACGGCGGCCGAGGCGATCGACACCTTGCGCTCGCCGATGGTCGTCTCGGTGCGTGCGCGCTTGCCGACCTCGACCGCTTGGCGGAACGCCCGGCCGAGGGAGGCACCGACCGCGGACTCCGCCTCCGACGCGCGCCACGCCTCCCGGACCTGTCCGAGGATCTCCCCCTCGCCGACGATCATCGAGTCGACACCGGCGGCGACCCCGAAGAGGTGCGCCACCGCCGCGTCGTCGTAGTAGGTGTAGAGGTGCTCCGACAGCGCGTACTCCGACAGGCCCGAGTGGCGCAGTATCGACGCGCGTACATCGTCGACCGCGGCGTGGAACCGGGTGCAGCGCGCGTAGACCTCGGTGCGGTTGCACGTGGAGAGAAGCACAGCCTCGTGGAGGTGGTCGCGCTGGCTCAGGTCGAGAAGGACCTTCGGGACATCGGAAGCGGGAACGGCCGCGCGTTCGAGAACGTCGACGGGCGCAGTGCGGTGGTTGAGGCCGACAACGATCAGAGACACGAGCGCAGGAGTTCCTTCGCCTCGTCCAGACGGTCCGAGCGGACGAGATCGAGGATGCCGGAGTCGAACGCGGACCGCCAATCGGCGTCCTCGCTGGAGCCCCCACCCGCCCGGATCTCCTCCCGGGCCTCGGACAGGATCTCGAGCAGCGTCATGTACTCGGGGCCGAGCTCGGACTCAACACGTTCCTTCAGCCACGTCGCGAGGGCGGGGCTCCGCCCGCCGGTACCGATCGAAACCACGATATCGCCGCGCCGCACCTTCGACATCAGGGTGAACGAACAGTTCCCGGGGTCGTCGGCGGCGTTGACCCATACGCGGCGGGCCTCCCCGGCGTCGTGCACCGAAGCGTTCACCTCCGGGTCGTCGGTGGCGGCGAAGGCGAGCCAGGCGTCGTCGAGATCGGTCCCGGTGAACTCACGCTCCGAGACGGTGAGTCGGCCTGCGTCCGCCAACGCCCGGATCTCGTCGCCGACGCGGGGCGCCACCACGTGGACGTCGCCACCCACCTCCAGGATCCCCTCGGTCTTGCGGGCGGCAATCCGACCGGCTCCCACGACGAGGACGCGTCGCCCGTGGAGGAGCAGGTTGGCCGGGAACCCGGCGAGCCCGGGTCGGCCCGGCTCGGTCACGGGACGCGGGCCGGGAGCGCTCCGTCGCCGGCGGTGGGGCCGTCGCCCCGCCCGGCGCTGCTCTCGCCCCGGCGCAGTTGGTAGAAGGAGAGGATCTGGAGCTCGGTGGCGAGGTCGACCTTGCGCAGCGACACGCCGGCGGGAACCGTCACGTGCGTCGGGGCGAAGTTGAGGATCGAGCGTGTGCCGGCGGCCACGAGCGCGTCGGTGACGTCCTGTGCGGCGGTCGCCGGAGTGGCGATCACGCCGATGGCGATGGAGCGCTCCTGCACGAGCGCGGCGAGCGAGTCGATGTGCTCGACCCGCAGGTCGCCCACCGCCATGCCCACCTTGGCGGGGTCCGCGTCGAGCAGCGCCGCCACGTTGAAGCCCCGCGCGGAGAACCCGGCGTAGTTGGCGAGGGCCTGCCCGAGGTTCCCGAGCCCCACGATCGCCACCGGCCAGTCGTGCGTGAGGCCGAGCTCCCGGGAGATCTGGTGCAGGAGGTACTCGACGTCATAGCCCACGCCCCGCGTGCCGTAGGACCCGAGGTAGGAGAGGTCCTTGCGGACCTTGGCGGCGTTGACGCCGGCCATGTCGGCGAGGCGCTCGCTCGAGATCGTGGCCAGATCGGTCTCGGCCACCTCGAGCAGCGACCGGTAGTAGAGGGGCAGTCGTGTGACCGTCGCCTCGGGGATCGTGCGAGGTGCTGGATCCGGCACGGATCGGGGCCTTTCGTCGTGAGTTGTCCACAGCGTACAAAGCTTGTGAAGTCTTTCTCGAAGTCAACGCGGTCGTAATCTTCCCTCTCTGAGGCGAGGAGAAGCGGCGCAGGTACCCTGCGCCGCCCGAGCCGGGGCCCAACGGCCCGGCGCCGAAGGCGCCAAGAGTGGAGGAAGATGGTGTCCGGCCTGGCGTTCCTGGCGACGGCGGTGGCGACGCTGTTCGCCCAGGCGACGCTCGTGCGCTGGACCCGGTCGCGCCGTCCCCACGAGCGCGCCTGGACGATCTCGCTGTGGATGTTCGCCCTCGCCTCCGCCGCGCTGGCCACCGGCGTGGCCACGGGCTGGGACGGGTTCACCTACCGGGCGTTCTTCGCGCTCGGGGCCGTGCTCAACGTCCCCTGGCTCGGGCTCGGCACCCTCTACCTGCTCGGCAACGCCGACCGGGCACGTCGCGTCGAGTGGGCGCTCGTCCTCTTCACCGGCCTGGCGCTCGGCGCCGTGGCGGTGGCGCCCTTCTCCACCGCGCCCTCCGGCACCGCCATCCCGGTGGCCAAGGAGACGTTCGACACCGCCCTGCCCCGGATCCTCGCCGCCGTCGGGAGCGGACTCGGCGCCACGGTCGTTCTCGTCGGGACGGTGCTGTCGATCGTCCGGCGGGTGCGGAGCCCCGCACCGGGAGCGACCCGCCTGGCGGCGGCCAACGGCCTCATCGGCGCCGGGGTGCTCGTGCTCTCGAGCGGTGGCCTTCTCCAGGGGGTGCTCGGCCACGACGAGGCGTTCGTACTCACGCT carries:
- a CDS encoding glutamyl-tRNA reductase, giving the protein MSLIVVGLNHRTAPVDVLERAAVPASDVPKVLLDLSQRDHLHEAVLLSTCNRTEVYARCTRFHAAVDDVRASILRHSGLSEYALSEHLYTYYDDAAVAHLFGVAAGVDSMIVGEGEILGQVREAWRASEAESAVGASLGRAFRQAVEVGKRARTETTIGERKVSIASAAVELASRSLGSLQGRRILVLGAGEVGEGMAVALAGSSVRDVIVANRSAERAAGLAERVGGRAVSLDDAHDALDDVDVLLASTAATDLLFERSDFETLMERRPERPLLIVDVAVPRDVDPGVAEVPGVTLLDIDDLKSFTDESMEQRRGEVGTVRAIITDELDRYRAERSAREVAPLVTALRERAEAIRAAELDRWVVKLGGLDDSEREALDRVTRGLVNKLLHEPTVRVKEAAGSDSGDLYVDALRALFDLPDVPAGDPAAGGPSEPGSARPGSPDAE
- a CDS encoding bifunctional precorrin-2 dehydrogenase/sirohydrochlorin ferrochelatase → MTEPGRPGLAGFPANLLLHGRRVLVVGAGRIAARKTEGILEVGGDVHVVAPRVGDEIRALADAGRLTVSEREFTGTDLDDAWLAFAATDDPEVNASVHDAGEARRVWVNAADDPGNCSFTLMSKVRRGDIVVSIGTGGRSPALATWLKERVESELGPEYMTLLEILSEAREEIRAGGGSSEDADWRSAFDSGILDLVRSDRLDEAKELLRSCL
- the hemC gene encoding hydroxymethylbilane synthase — protein: MSAPLRVATRGSALARTQTSSVVDALGTMGVAAQEMVIETTGDVRSDVPIHSLGGVGVFVKEIEEALLDGRADVAVHSAKDLPSELPDGLVIAAVPERADPRDALVGSTLDDLVAGARVGTGSVRRRSQLASARPDLTFGDLRGNIGTRLDKAADFDAVVVAAAALDRLDRADAAVERLDPDLLLPQVGQGALALECRADDADTRAALAPLDRADVHTLVRAERAFLAELGGGCTLPVGALAEPARDGVLLRALLASLDGHIVLRTECSGDDPEDVGITAAGELLHQGGARVLEDAGLGVPE
- a CDS encoding redox-sensing transcriptional repressor Rex; translation: MPDPAPRTIPEATVTRLPLYYRSLLEVAETDLATISSERLADMAGVNAAKVRKDLSYLGSYGTRGVGYDVEYLLHQISRELGLTHDWPVAIVGLGNLGQALANYAGFSARGFNVAALLDADPAKVGMAVGDLRVEHIDSLAALVQERSIAIGVIATPATAAQDVTDALVAAGTRSILNFAPTHVTVPAGVSLRKVDLATELQILSFYQLRRGESSAGRGDGPTAGDGALPARVP